The following proteins come from a genomic window of Populus alba chromosome 12, ASM523922v2, whole genome shotgun sequence:
- the LOC118035941 gene encoding uncharacterized protein — protein MEALYPCLKKLWNEWQLQALVLLSLLLQVILILLGNRRKYINKIWIKIIVWPAYLLADLIATTALGILTNRFSYHSGPLDAQLELTAFWAPFLLLHLGGPDTITAYSLEDNELWSRNLLQLVGQTGFAFYILSAGWTGSRVSFLTIPVMVAGLIKYGERAWVLWSASYEQRSKASKSPHHNILQSISDVQDYSNISDDKLLQVSYGMLEMAKSLLAGVSTTAIEPSILAKHQEVTSNLLEKMSPKDAFKVIEIQLGFMYDLLYTKALVSYTPCGIVLRITSFLLTSIVLVLFSLAPHNVHKYSKVDLCITFSLLVVAIVLELYAALAFLFSDRTLVWMRKHNFPSISRYITSLPIHRNHRWSNYMGQFDLLSYFFNEKPMGFRGILELLKINEKLEKQRYATYPQVPEDLKEWLVMHSKKFWRVIKESQGIESMMALSWRGSVSLSYMLPKDTVYILSTGIELQQTIIVWHIATELCYHLDHDYFTQRETRPSGSADTGVLNWKMSKRISRYMMYLLAISPETLPASGATGQINFEGTCDEGRKEIASFESKLDDQVCTLRERKHKIKIEASKWLYERHKDSITGENQIEQQLSGSLLSLGCVLANHLTNCLQTKPEEERMEKRWDAIGSCWFEFLYHAGRQSSGNQHAQQLRQGGEFLTHIWLLYEELTLLDKLSTAEADRNEGE, from the exons ATGGAGGCACTCTATCCATGTTTGAAGAAACTGTGGAATGAATGGCAGCTGCAAGCATTGGTCTTGCTTAGCCTCTTACTCCAAGTAATACTCATCCTTCTCGGCAATCGTAGGAAGTATATTAACAAAATTTGGATCAAGATTATTGTATGGCCTGCTTACTTACTCGCAGATTTAATAGCAACAACTGCACTTGGTATCCTCACAAATCGATTTTCTTATCATTCTGGGCCTTTGGATGCACAACTCGAGCTGACAGCATTTTGGGCACCTTTTCTCTTACTGCACCTGGGTGGGCCTGACACAATCACAGCGTATTCTTTGGAGGACAACGAATTATGGTCAAGGAACTTGCTTCAACTGGTCGGCCAGACAGGATTTGCATTTTACATCCTTTCCGCAGGGTGGACAGGGTCCCGCGTTTCATTTCTAACAATTCCAGTAATGGTGGCAGGGCTGATTAAGTATGGAGAAAGAGCATGGGTCCTGTGGTCCGCAAGTTATGAGCAGCGTAGTAAAGCATCAAAATCCCCTCATCATAATATCTTGCAGTCTATTTCTGATGTTCAAGATTATTCTAATATTTCTGATGATAAATTACTTCAAGTCTCCTATGGGATGTTGGAGATGGCTAAAAGCCTCTTAGCTGGTGTTTCAACAACTGCAATAGAACCGTCCATATTGGCTAAACATCAAGAAGTGACCTCAAATCTTTTGGAGAAAATGTCTCCTAAAGATGCTTTTAAGGTAATTGAAATCCAGCTTGGATTTATGTATGACCTGCTGTATACGAAGGCACTAGTGTCCTACACCCCCTGTGGAATTGTCTTGCGGATCACCAGTTTTCTTCTCACCAGCATTGTGCTGGTGTTATTTTCTTTGGCCCCGCACAACGTACACAAGTACTCAAAGGTCGATCTTTGCATTActttttctttgcttgttgTGGCAATTGTTTTGGAGCTTTATGCGGCTCTAGCATTCCTATTCTCAGACCGTACTCTTGTCTGGATGAGAAAACATAATTTCCCTAGCATCTCACGATACATTACTTCTCTCCCAATACATAGAAATCATAGATGGTCAAATTACATGGGTCAATTCGATTTGCTAAGCTACTTCTTCAACGAAAAACCCATGGGTTTTCGTGGAATCTTAGAGCTCTTGAAAATCAACGAAAAGCTAGAAAAACAACGATATGCTACTTATCCTCAAGTCCCAGAGGATTTGAAGGAATGGTTAGTCATGCATTCGAAGAAATTTTGGCGTGTAATTAAAGAAAGTCAGGGCATAGAAAGTATGATGGCACTTTCGTGGAGAGGATCTGTATCGTTGAGTTATATGTTGCCCAAGGACACCGTTTATATATTAAGTACTGGAATAGAGTTACAGCAGACAATCATAGTTTGGCACATTGCTACAGAGCTCTGCTATCACCTAGATCATGATTATTTCACCCAAAGAGAAACCAGGCCATCTGGTAGTGCAGACACTGGTGTATTGAACTGGAAAATGAGCAAGCGCATCTCAAGATATATGATGTATCTCCTCGCCATTTCACCTGAAACGTTGCCAGCAAGTGGGGCAACTGGTCAGATCAACTTTGAAGGCACTTGTGATGAGGGCAGGAAAGAAATTGCATCATTTGAATCAAAGTTAGATGATCAAGTCTGCACCCtgagagaaagaaaacataagATTAAAATCGAGGCTTCCAAATGGTTGTACGAGCGGCACAAAGATTCAATTACTGGTGAAAATCAAATAGAGCAACAACTGAGTGGATCCCTTTTATCCTTGGGGTGCGTGCTTGCTAATCACCTGACAAACTGCTTGCAGACTAAACCTGAAGAAGAG CGCATGGAGAAAAGATGGGACGCAATTGGCAGTTGCTGGTTTGAATTTCTATACCATGCCGGAAGACAGAGCAGCGGAAATCAGCACGCACAGCAACTCAGGCAAGGTGGAGAGTTTCTCACTCATATATGGCTTCTCTATGAGGAGTTGACGCTTCTCGATAAATTGTCAACAGCAGAGGCGGACAGAAATGAGGGAGAATAA
- the LOC118035943 gene encoding uncharacterized protein, whose protein sequence is MEALLPSLKKLWNEWQLQALVLLSLLLQVILIHLGNRRKYINKIWIKIIVWPAYLLADLIATTALGILTNRFSYHSGPLDAQLELTAFWAPFLLLHLGGPDTITAYSVEDTELWSRHLLQLVGQTGFAFYILSAGWTGSRVSFLTIPIMLAGLIKYGERTWVLWSASYEQRSKASTSPHHNMFESISDVQDYSNISDDKLLQVSYGMLKMAKCLFVGVPITARETSILPSHQEATSNPLKKIYPKYAFKVTEMQLGFMYDLLYTKALVSYTPCGIVLRITSFLLTSIVLVLFSLAPHNVHKYSKVNLCITLSLLVVAIVLEIYAALAFLFSDRTLVWMRKHNFPSISRYITSLPIHRNHRWSNNMGQFDLLSYFFNEKPMGFRGILELLNINEKLEKQRYATYPQVPEDLKEWLVMHSIKFRDMLKKGPEDVKLMSRSARGAASLESFLPNADDQTILFMSCFTEFHQTIIIWHIATELCYHLDHDYFTQKEITPSSSAETAVLNWKMSKRISRYMMYLLAISPETLPSSGEIGRVNFNRTCDEGRIEIASFDKVSIQRERKHKIKIEASKRLYEQHKDSITEKSQILKQLNGSLLSLGCVLAKHLIESMRDRPEEERMERKWNAIAGCLFEFLVYAGRQSSGNQHAQQLRQGGEFLTHFWLLFEELTFLDYSPASPTTTS, encoded by the exons ATGGAGGCACTCTTACCAAGTTTGAAGAAACTGTGGAATGAATGGCAGCTGCAAGCATTGGTCTTGCTTAGCCTCTTACTCCAAGTAATACTCATCCATCTCGGCAATCGTAGGAAGTATATTAACAAAATTTGGATCAAGATTATTGTGTGGCCTGCTTACTTACTCGCAGATTTAATAGCAACAACTGCACTTGGTATCCTCACAAATCGATTTTCTTATCATTCTGGGCCTTTGGATGCACAACTCGAGCTGACAGCATTTTGGGCACCTTTTCTCTTACTGCACTTGGGTGGGCCTGACACAATCACTGCGTATTCTGTGGAGGACACCGAGTTATGGTCAAGGCACTTGCTTCAACTGGTCGGCCAGACAGGATTTGCATTTTACATCCTGTCCGCAGGGTGGACAGGGTCCCGCGTTTCATTTCTAACAATTCCAATAATGTTGGCAGGGCTGATTAAGTATGGAGAAAGAACATGGGTCCTGTGGTCTGCAAGCTATGAGCAGCGTAGTAAAGCATCAACATCCCCTCATCATAATATGTTTGAGTCTATCTCTGATGTTCAAGATTATTCTAATATTTCAGATGATAAATTACTTCAAGTCTCCTACGGGATGTTGAAGATGGCTAAGTGTCTCTTCGTAGGTGTTCCAATAACTGCAAGAGAAACGTCCATTTTGCCTAGCCATCAAGAAGCGACCTCAAATCCTTTGAAGAAAATATATCCTAAATATGCTTTTAAGGTAACTGAAATGCAGCTTGGATTTATGTATGACCTGCTGTATACGAAGGCACTAGTGTCCTACACCCCCTGTGGAATTGTCTTGCGGATCACCAGTTTTCTTCTCACCAGCATTGTGCTGGTGTTATTTTCTTTGGCCCCCCACAACGTACACAAGTACTCAAAGGTCAATCTTTGCATTACTTTATCATTGCTTGTTGTGGCAATTGTTTTGGAGATTTATGCGGCACTTGCATTCCTTTTCTCAGACCGTACTCTTGTCTGGATGAGAAAACATAATTTCCCTAGCATCTCACGATACATTACTTCTCTCCCAATACATAGAAATCATAGATGGTCAAATAACATGGGTCAATTCGATTTGCTAAGCTACTTCTTCAACGAAAAACCCATGGGTTTTCGTGGAATCTTAGAGCTCTTGAATATCAACGAAAAGCTAGAAAAACAACGATATGCTACTTATCCTCAAGTCCCAGAGGATTTGAAGGAATGGTTAGTCATGCATTCCATTAAGTTTAGGGATATGTTAAAAAAGGGTCCGGAGGATGTTAAGCTTATGTCCAGGAGTGCGAGAGGAGCTGCATCGTTGGAATCTTTCTTGCCCAACGCAGATGATCAGACCATTCTGTTCATGAGTTGTTTTACAGAGTTTCATCAAACAATCATTATTTGGCACATTGCTACAGAACTCTGCTATCACCTGGATCATGACTATTTCACCCAAAAAGAAATCACACCATCCAGTAGTGCAGAAACTGCTGTATTGAACTGGAAAATGAGCAAACGCATCTCCAGATATATGATGTATCTCCTCGCCATTTCACCTGAAACGTTGCCATCCAGTGGGGAAATCGGCCGTGTCAACTTTAACCGCACTTGTGATGAGGGCAGGATAGAAATTGCATCATTTGATAAAGTCAGCAtccagagagagagaaaacataaGATTAAAATCGAGGCTTCCAAAAGGTTGTACGAGCAGCACAAAGATTCAATTACCGAAAAAAGCCAAATCTTGAAACAACTGAATGGATCTCTTTTATCCTTGGGGTGCGTGCTTGCTAAACATCTGATAGAGAGCATGCGGGACAGGCCTGAAGAAGAG CGTATGGAGAGAAAATGGAACGCAATTGCCGGATGCTTGTTCGAATTCCTTGTCTATGCTGGAAGACAGAGCAGTGGAAATCAGCACGCACAACAGCTTAGACAAGGTGGAGAGTTTCTCACTCATTTCTGGCTTCTCTTTGAGGAGCTGACGTTTCTCGATTATTCCCCTGCATCGCCAACAACGACTAGTTAA
- the LOC140954351 gene encoding uncharacterized protein, protein MENEERAALESRYQTKNGEGTSTQPPIGASTAHVLGVSQNLGADSITEQHFTPVIPTQPPQTHVTVDLTADGPPDNRSTGFMNDDKISALEERLRAVEGNDWFDPMRASEYKFNLKIAPDRTSLMSMEKRSQESVRVYAQRWRDEATHVQPPLIETEMVTLFANTFKAPYYEHLMGSSSQHFYDDVRVAERIEQGIKAGRISEPLEKKGFVGRKREGDVNNLEGEYKGKKVNYQNPQIPTHQFANMNFAKPFNTNRANPQPNNQNNQRPYTGYSSEQLPPLPMPLKDLYAKLLSIGQIAPILLPPIQPPFPLWYKPELTCEYHAGNPGHGIETCYAFKRRLLELIKRGWVSFEDMPSINSNPLPNHAASNNGVGMIEVGNQSKVLKVSMKELYGMLVKSGFLEINIEGQFEGGDYCEFHGREGHHIENCIEFRKKVAKMMALGELRIEPAEGNHEVSMMEGQDKMSRVYRVQPTANGPPKLILAKPSHTKGNHNAMPYNYGFAANIQASLPLFQTEISGLTRSGRCFTPEELRKAKGKEVVDLDKATEVNKPVTEEELNEFLNSEPHRNALQKVLNEAYVPQDIEQKTMEHLVGRIHATNYLYFTTDELDAEGTGHNKPLYITVRCKDCLIGKVLVDNGSALNVLPKHILEEMPIDESHMKPSTMMARAYDGSPRPIIGTLEVELYVGPQMFLVTFQVMDIHPSYSMLLGRPWIHTAGAVTSSLHQCLKYIMNGMLVTVKAEETVSMIKNVAIPFIEAEDCKDNNIHAFEIVNTDWVPENTVLRRPRISEAARMVAQCLLERGIPFQYNPITEIPKRANPIKMKGADQRFGLGYKPKKEDHRWAASRRRERRMARIEGREPEEEKLEIPPLRVTFPKAAYVMQPNEGVESLGQELSNISINTLEEDNMEGGDMKMVAGEEDEALPQLTIHTMEEVSTETFVRKLAEGEKFQNWVTQEAPETLKADLPQTSHTLSIKRMNGQTLTNMVITMEEEEWDESNVKEFYESFLEVVKYPQWVSNIVVVPKKEGKIKVCVDFRNLNKASPKDDFPLPHIDVLVDNVARSSTYSFMDGFSGYNQIKMALEDKAKMTFCYPWGTYCYKVMPFGLKNAGSHLSESHGKCVDMLCSGLTMLAASVQLSTSITRTSLSIAIIYIDYRALNVSAVRIFPYGRFSGNYFAVGWLRGNPIVYEVPIDSW, encoded by the exons atggagaacGAAGAGAGGGCCGCCCTAGAATCCCGCTACCAAA ccaagaacggggagggaacgtccACCCAACCACCGATAGGAGCATCCACAGCTCATGTCCTTggggtatctcagaacttgggggcagattcaatAACGGAACAGCACTTTACACCTGTCATTCCTACCCAGCCCCCTCAAACTCAtgtcactgtagatttaacagcgGATGGCCctcccgataataggtccactggttTTATGAACGACGACAAGATATCcgctttggaagaaaggttaagagcagttgagggaaatgattggttcGATCCCATGCGAGCTTCCGAA taCAAGTTCAACTTGAAAATTGCTCCAGACcgaacgagccttatgtcaatggaaaagagaagccaggAGTCAGTAAGGGTTTACGCACAGAGATGGAGGGATGAGGCAACACATGTGCAACCCCCATTGATAGAGacagagatggtgactttgttcgctaataccttcaaggcaccttactaCGAGCATTTAATGGGGAGCTCATctcagcatttctatgatgATGTACGCGTGgcagaaagaatagagcaagggattaaagctgggcGCATATCagagcctttagagaagaaaggttttgttggaagaaaaaggGAAGGTGACGTTAATAACTTAGAAGGCGAGTACAAGGGCAAAAAAGTAAACTACCAAAACCCACAAATCCCTACCCATCAATTCGCCAACATGAACTTTGCCAAACCTTTTAACACCAATCGAGCAAACCCCCAGCCAAACAACCAAAACAACCAAAGGCCATACACAGGATACTCTTCGGAGCAACTGCCTCCACTACCCATGCCTTTAAAAGACTTGTACGCCAAATTGCTGAGCATTGGACAGATAGCTCCGATCCTTCTACCACCAATCCAACCGCCTTTTCCCTTATGGTACAAGCCCGAATTAACTTGCGAATACCATGCTGGTAATCCAGGGCATGGAATCGAAACCTGTTATGCCTTTAAAAGGAGATTATTAGAGCTTATCAAAAGGGGGTGGGTATCGTTCGAAGACATGCCCAGCATcaattcaaatccattgcctAATCATGCCGCAAGTAATAATGGAGTAGGCATGATAGAAGTTGGGAATCAAAGCAAGGTGTTGAAGGTATCCATGAAGGAGTTGTATGGCATGTTGGTAAAATCAGGATTTCTTGAGATAAATATTGAAGGTCAATTTGAGGGAGGTGACTATtgtgagttccatggaagagagGGGCATCATATTGAGAATTGCATCGAGTTTCGCAAGAAGGTGGCAAAAATGATGGCATTAGGAGAGTTGAGGATCGAGCCCGCAGAAGGCAATCATGAGGTAAGTATGATGGAAGGTCAAGATAAGATGTCAAGAGTATATAGGGTCCAACCAACAGCTAATGGGCCACCAAAGTTAATCTTGGCTAAACCTTCCCACACCAAAGGaaatcacaatgccatgcctTATAATTATGGTTTCGCTGCCAACATTCAAGCTTCTCTTCCTTTATTCCAAACTGAAATCAGTGGGTTAACTCGGAGTGGCCGGTGCTTTACTCCCGAAGAGTTGAGGAAGGCAAAAGGCAAAGAAGTGGTAGATCTTGACAAAGCAacagaagttaataagccagtGACTGAAGAAGagttaaatgaatttttgaa ctctgagccacATCGAAACGCGTTGCAAAAGGTTTTGAATGAGGCATATGTCCCTCAAGACATTGAACAGAAAACCATGGAGCATTTGGTGGGGAGaatccatgcaactaattacctgTATTTCACCactgatgagcttgatgctgaaggtactGGACACAACAAGCCCCTATATATTACTGTTAGGTGCAAGGACTGCCTCATAGGAAAGGTGCTtgtcgataatggctcggccctTAATGTGTTGCCAAAGCATATTCTGGAAGAAATGCCGATcgatgaatctcatatgaaacCAAGTACCATGATGGCCAGAGCATATGACGGCTCACCTAGACCAATAATAGGGACTTtggaagtggagctatatgtggggcCACAAATGTTCTTAGTGACATTTCAagttatggatatccacccttcctatagtatgttgttaggAAGACCATGGATTCATACGGCCGGGGCGGTAACTTCATCATTACACCAGTGCCTAAAGTATATCATGAACGGGATGTTGGTGACTGTCAAAGCTGAGGAGACAGTGTCCATGATAAAAAATGTGGCCATACCTTTCATTGAGGCggaggattgcaaggataacaatatccatgcttttgagattgTAAACACTGACTGGGTGCCTGAAAACACAGTACTAAGAAggccaaggatctcagaagcagcaAGGATGGTGGCTCAATGCCTCTTGGAACGAGGGATCCCCTTTCAGTATAATCCTATCACTGAGATACCAAAAAGGGCAAACCCGATAAAGATGAAAGGtgctgatcaaagatttgggttGGGGTATAAACCTAAAAAAGAGGATCATCGGTGGGCTGCCAGTCGGAGAAGGGAAAGAAGAATGGCCAGGATTGAAGGAAGAGAGCCTGAAGAAGAAAAGTtggaaatccctccccttagaGTGACATTCCCGAAGGCTGCATATGTAATGCAACCCAATGAAGGAGTAGAAAGCCTTGGTCAAGAACTGTCAAATATaagcataaacaccttggaggagGATAACATGGAAGGAGGTGACATGAAGATGGTAGCGGGAGAGGAAGATGAAGCCCTGCCACAACTGACTATCCACACCATGGAAGAAGTCTCAACTGAGACCTTCGTGCGAAAGCTGGCCGAGGGCGAGAAGTTCCAAAACTGGGTGACTCAAGAAGCTCCA gaaACCCTGAAAGCGGATCTTCCACAAACATCACATACACTTAGCATCAAaagaatgaatggccaaactttaacgAACATGGTTATCaccatggaagaagaagaatgggatgaaagcaatgttAAGGAATTTTACGAAA gctttctagaagtagtcAAATATCCACAATGGGTATCCAACATTGTTGTTGTaccaaagaaagaaggaaagattaAAGTTTGTGTGGACTTCCGAAATTTGAACAAAGCTAGCCCCAAAGATGATTTTCCTCTGCCACatatagatgttttagtggacAATGTTGCACGTAGTTCCACgtattcctttatggatggtttcTCAGGATACAATCAGATAAAGATGGCTCTAGAAGATAAGGCAAAAATGACTTTTTGTTACCCATGGGGAACCTATTGTTACAAGGTTATGCCATTTGGTCTAAAGAATGCAGGAAGCCACCTATCAGAGAGCCATG GAAAGTGTGTGGACATGTTGTGTTCTGGACTGACAATGCTGGCTGCTTCTGTACAACTTAGTACTAGTATTACAAGAACTTCACTGTCAATCGCCATTATTTATATTGATTACAGAGCATTGAATGTGAGCGCTGTACGAATATTTCCATATGGAAGGTTTTCCGGTAACTACTTTGCTGTCGGTTGGTTGAGAGGGAATCCGATTGTGTATGAGGTGCCAATAGACTCATGGTAA